A stretch of the Paramormyrops kingsleyae isolate MSU_618 chromosome 16, PKINGS_0.4, whole genome shotgun sequence genome encodes the following:
- the LOC111840053 gene encoding protein downstream neighbor of son homolog isoform X1: MSEQEGYSPSFKRPADILRICRKRTRSEGVGAAGRVAGSSPGVSVPGVRPFSPGPLFGSPKLSGGGVKRRNPFANVENTHSKPKRRAILSPGGDADHTERKPIIEAGEDGPSAPVPLGQLLTRAERADQKKPLSLSDDDSVFDDLFSGEGRPSAAYPSGNAPAVNGATPPGDYPADWSLKTRLLIMSPLSFSWAEHLKAQEVALGLTQSCRATHCNLPAQIQEPRTSVELRCAFQQCLVYWQHPSLSWLPLFPRIGVEKKLSGKSMPWLQDEALQQSLMNDWSQSVTSLYSLVRARLCPYFYLCTYQFTVLFRAAGMSGTDGITAVLSSTTLGLREAMRAEGIEFTLPLLEEKKKIEDQGKHEYTEEPYTELKEQSEAEDDDDDASFSWLKEMGVQDQINKPDSVSIKLRKEHREVQLDRRPQSMVLVKGTDTFTLLNFFINYKNLVAASGVQAGLPPTLLAPVAFRGATLQTLKVRSVTVKTQVQNGYQDMFSLEVSGPVMPHTLHGLSQLLRIAQRGRFSVGLYTHEPTAVLNTSLGSPRMDTQQEKLAQELEACGLALSTVQQLAEPARLGRSVLRQLDMDDYSYSWRT, encoded by the exons ATGTCTGAACAAGAAGGATATTCCCCGAGTTTCAAGAGGCCCGCTGACATTCTGCGGATTTGCAGGAAGAGAACTCGCAGCGAGGGAGTGGGTGCAGCCGGTCGAGTCGCTGGGAGTAGTCCCGGCGTGTCAGTACCGGGAGTCAGGCCGTTTTCGCCCGGACCGCTCTTTGGCTCACCGAAACTATCCGGTGGCGGAGTTAAGCGCAGGAATCCATTCGCCAATGTCGAGAACACACACAGTAAGCCGAAGAGGCGAGCCATTCTGAGTCCGGGTGGGGATGCGGACCACACTGAGCGGAAGCCCATCATTGAGGCCGGGGAAGATGGTCCCTCTGCGCCTGTGCCGCTTGGACAGCTCCTTACACGGGCTGAAAGAGCTGATCAAAAG AAGCCGCTTTCTCTCAGTGACGATGACTCCGTGTTCGATGATTTGTTTTCGGGCGAAGGGAGACCGTCCGCAGCCTACCCG AGCGGTAACGCGCCCGCAGTCAATGGTGCTACCCCCCCTGGGGACTATCCGGCAGACTGGAGCCTGAAGACGCGGCTGCTTATCATGTCGCCCCTCAGCTTCTCCTGGGCCGAACACTTGAAGGCGCAGGAAGTGGCACTGGGGCTCACACAGAGCTGCCGGGCGACACACTGCAACCTGCCTGCACAGATCCAG GAGCCTCGCACCAGTGTTGAGCTGCGCTGTGCCTTCCAGCAGTGTCTGGTCTACTGGCAGCACCCTTCCTTGTCCTGGCTGCCGCTGTTCCCTCGCATTGGTGTCGAGAAGAAGCTCTCTGGGAAGAGCATGCCCTGGTTGCAGGATGAGGCTCTGCAACAGAGCCTGATGAATGACTG GTCGCAGAGTGTCACCTCCCTATACAGCCTGGTGCGGGCGCGCCTCTGCCCCTACTTCTACCTTTGCACTTACCAGTTCACTGTGCTGTTCCGTGCTGCTGGCATGAGTGGCACTGACGGCATCACGGCTGTGCTGTCGTCCACCACACTGGGGCTACGGGAGGCCATGCGGGCTGAGG GAATTGAGTTCACACTTCCCCTGCTGgaggaaaagaagaaaatagaagATCAGGGTAAACATGAATACACAGAAGAACCATATACAGA ACTTaaggagcagagtgaagcagaggatgatgatgatgatgccaGTTTTTCCTGGCTGAAGGAAATGGGTGTACAGGACCAGATAAACAAACCTGATTCTGTGTCCATTAAACT CCGTAAGGAGCACAGGGAGGTGCAGCTGGACCGCAGGCCCCAGTCGATGGTTCTGGTGAAGGGTACCGACACCTTCACGCTCCTCAATTTTTTCATCAACTACAAAAACTTGGTGGCAGCTTCGGGAGTGCAGGCAGGCCTGCCCCCTACACTGCTAGCCCCTGTGGCATTTCGGGGAGCTACACTGCAGACACTTAAG GTTCGCAGTGTGACTGTGAAGACCCAGGTGCAAAATGGATACCAGGATATGTTCAGCTTGGAAGTCAGCGGCCCTGTGATGCCTCACACTCTCCATGGCTTGAGTCAGCTACTGCGCATTGCTCAGAGAGGTCGCTTCTCTGTGGGGCTGTACACCCACGAGCCCACCGCTGTGCTTAATACCTCACTTGGTTCCCCCAGGATGGACACACAACAG GAGAAGCTTGCTCAGGAGTTGGAAGCATGCGGCTTGGCCCTCAGCACGGTGCAGCAGTTAGCGGAGCCAGCTCGCTTGGGCAGGTCTGTGCTCAGGCAGCTCGACATGGATGACTACTCCTACTCGTGGAGGACCTGA
- the LOC111840053 gene encoding protein downstream neighbor of son homolog isoform X2: MSEQEGYSPSFKRPADILRICRKRTRSEGVGAAGRVAGSSPGVSVPGVRPFSPGPLFGSPKLSGGGVKRRNPFANVENTHSKPKRRAILSPGGDADHTERKPIIEAGEDGPSAPVPLGQLLTRAERADQKPLSLSDDDSVFDDLFSGEGRPSAAYPSGNAPAVNGATPPGDYPADWSLKTRLLIMSPLSFSWAEHLKAQEVALGLTQSCRATHCNLPAQIQEPRTSVELRCAFQQCLVYWQHPSLSWLPLFPRIGVEKKLSGKSMPWLQDEALQQSLMNDWSQSVTSLYSLVRARLCPYFYLCTYQFTVLFRAAGMSGTDGITAVLSSTTLGLREAMRAEGIEFTLPLLEEKKKIEDQGKHEYTEEPYTELKEQSEAEDDDDDASFSWLKEMGVQDQINKPDSVSIKLRKEHREVQLDRRPQSMVLVKGTDTFTLLNFFINYKNLVAASGVQAGLPPTLLAPVAFRGATLQTLKVRSVTVKTQVQNGYQDMFSLEVSGPVMPHTLHGLSQLLRIAQRGRFSVGLYTHEPTAVLNTSLGSPRMDTQQEKLAQELEACGLALSTVQQLAEPARLGRSVLRQLDMDDYSYSWRT, from the exons ATGTCTGAACAAGAAGGATATTCCCCGAGTTTCAAGAGGCCCGCTGACATTCTGCGGATTTGCAGGAAGAGAACTCGCAGCGAGGGAGTGGGTGCAGCCGGTCGAGTCGCTGGGAGTAGTCCCGGCGTGTCAGTACCGGGAGTCAGGCCGTTTTCGCCCGGACCGCTCTTTGGCTCACCGAAACTATCCGGTGGCGGAGTTAAGCGCAGGAATCCATTCGCCAATGTCGAGAACACACACAGTAAGCCGAAGAGGCGAGCCATTCTGAGTCCGGGTGGGGATGCGGACCACACTGAGCGGAAGCCCATCATTGAGGCCGGGGAAGATGGTCCCTCTGCGCCTGTGCCGCTTGGACAGCTCCTTACACGGGCTGAAAGAGCTGATCAAAAG CCGCTTTCTCTCAGTGACGATGACTCCGTGTTCGATGATTTGTTTTCGGGCGAAGGGAGACCGTCCGCAGCCTACCCG AGCGGTAACGCGCCCGCAGTCAATGGTGCTACCCCCCCTGGGGACTATCCGGCAGACTGGAGCCTGAAGACGCGGCTGCTTATCATGTCGCCCCTCAGCTTCTCCTGGGCCGAACACTTGAAGGCGCAGGAAGTGGCACTGGGGCTCACACAGAGCTGCCGGGCGACACACTGCAACCTGCCTGCACAGATCCAG GAGCCTCGCACCAGTGTTGAGCTGCGCTGTGCCTTCCAGCAGTGTCTGGTCTACTGGCAGCACCCTTCCTTGTCCTGGCTGCCGCTGTTCCCTCGCATTGGTGTCGAGAAGAAGCTCTCTGGGAAGAGCATGCCCTGGTTGCAGGATGAGGCTCTGCAACAGAGCCTGATGAATGACTG GTCGCAGAGTGTCACCTCCCTATACAGCCTGGTGCGGGCGCGCCTCTGCCCCTACTTCTACCTTTGCACTTACCAGTTCACTGTGCTGTTCCGTGCTGCTGGCATGAGTGGCACTGACGGCATCACGGCTGTGCTGTCGTCCACCACACTGGGGCTACGGGAGGCCATGCGGGCTGAGG GAATTGAGTTCACACTTCCCCTGCTGgaggaaaagaagaaaatagaagATCAGGGTAAACATGAATACACAGAAGAACCATATACAGA ACTTaaggagcagagtgaagcagaggatgatgatgatgatgccaGTTTTTCCTGGCTGAAGGAAATGGGTGTACAGGACCAGATAAACAAACCTGATTCTGTGTCCATTAAACT CCGTAAGGAGCACAGGGAGGTGCAGCTGGACCGCAGGCCCCAGTCGATGGTTCTGGTGAAGGGTACCGACACCTTCACGCTCCTCAATTTTTTCATCAACTACAAAAACTTGGTGGCAGCTTCGGGAGTGCAGGCAGGCCTGCCCCCTACACTGCTAGCCCCTGTGGCATTTCGGGGAGCTACACTGCAGACACTTAAG GTTCGCAGTGTGACTGTGAAGACCCAGGTGCAAAATGGATACCAGGATATGTTCAGCTTGGAAGTCAGCGGCCCTGTGATGCCTCACACTCTCCATGGCTTGAGTCAGCTACTGCGCATTGCTCAGAGAGGTCGCTTCTCTGTGGGGCTGTACACCCACGAGCCCACCGCTGTGCTTAATACCTCACTTGGTTCCCCCAGGATGGACACACAACAG GAGAAGCTTGCTCAGGAGTTGGAAGCATGCGGCTTGGCCCTCAGCACGGTGCAGCAGTTAGCGGAGCCAGCTCGCTTGGGCAGGTCTGTGCTCAGGCAGCTCGACATGGATGACTACTCCTACTCGTGGAGGACCTGA